One Hippoglossus hippoglossus isolate fHipHip1 chromosome 13, fHipHip1.pri, whole genome shotgun sequence genomic window carries:
- the LOC117772441 gene encoding SH3KBP1-binding protein 1-like — MANTARSGDIIHLNVGGKRFSTSRQTLTWVPDSFFSSLLSGRISTLKDETGAIFIDRDPSLFAPILNFLRTKELHPRSINVHMLMHEAEFYGITPLVRKLQLCDELDRSSCGNVLFNGYLPPPVYPAKRRNRHSVAGSQFMGARAAPAERAPVRRSNTMPPNLGNSGIMGRVSHDERTFGGQSSDSGMVRIICGHHNWIALAYAQFVVCYRVKESTGWQQVFTSPRLDWVIDRVALNAKVMGGSLGDNDKMVAVASVTEIILWSICPDGNGNEIGVFSLNVPVEALFFVGNQLIATSHSGKVGVWNAVTKHWQNQDVVPISSHDTAGSFLILGCNNGSIYYIDVQKFPLRMKDNDLLVTELYRDPTEDAITALSVYLTPKTSDSGNWIEIAYGTSSGTVRVIVQHPETVGSGPQLFQTFSVHRSPVTKIMLSEKHLISVCADNNHVRTWTVTRFRGMISTQPGSTPLTSFKILSLDDVDGHGGCSAGTEIGPYGERDDQQVFIQRVVPDTDKLYVRLSSNGKRVCEVRSVDGTSITAFMVHECEGSSRIGSRPRRYLFSGHSNGSIQMWDLTTAMEIAGKVDIRALGGPTEEELLELLDQCDLALTRTPDSTPRASTCSLHSQFTDGFRTERLHSAGGRGAGAPGSAAYLYGSLPRQVPPPMPLAKPLRDAVLSSGAGPQILAVPGPTYSHSSTGSPRPHRHPDGDREWGGVRRGSFVERCQELAKGSEAAACSGFGVLAGSEGTRRSLAVCSELEARFVLRTPTTFSVSPGARHSPGSPLSSLSPSPLSSSSSHRKVTPTSPTSPTPCAVSPTRSQTPVSPRRSAAPSPTDIPASPESPTSPDHPSTGPPAGPPASPSASPSTDPPPSPKPHMNETSF; from the exons GTTCAGCACCTCCCGACAGACGCTCACATGGGTCCCTGACTCCTTTTTCTCCAG tctTTTAAGCGGTCGGATCTCAACTCTGAAGGATGAAACTGGAGCt ATCTTCATCGACAGGGACCCCTCTCTGTTTGCTCCCATCCTCAACTTCCTGCGGACAAAAGAGCTTCATCCCCGCTCCATTAACGTGCACATGCTCATGCACGAGGCAGAGTTCTACGGCATCACACCGCTGG TGCGtaaactgcagctgtgtgaCGAGCTGGACCGATCCTCCTGTGGAAACGTGCTGTTCAATGGCTACTTGCCTCCACCAG TGTACCCAGCAAAGCGTCGTAACCGGCACAGTGTAGCGGGGTCGCAGTTCATGGGCGCCCGAGCCGCACCTGCAGAGAGAGCGCCGGTCAGACGCAGCAACACCATGCCCCCCAACCTGGGGAACTCTGGGATAATGGGCAGGGTCAGCCATGACGAGAGGACGTTCggag gtcagtCATCAGACTCTGGCATGGTTCGGATAATCTGTGGTCATCATAACTGGATTGCTTTGGCCTACGCGCAGTTTGTCGTCTGTTACAG ggTGAAGGAGTCGACCGGGTGGCAGCAGGTCTTCACCTCTCCTCGTCTGGATTGGGTGATCGACAGAGTTGCGCTCAACGCCAAGGTGATGGGCGGCTCGCTGGGAGACAACGACAAGATGGTGGCTGTTGCCTCGGTGACGGAGATCATCCTGTGGTCCATCTGTCCAGATGGCAACGGAAATGAAATCG GCGTCTTCAGCCTCAATGTGCCGGTGGAGGCCCTCTTCTTCGTTGGTAACCAGCTGATCGCCACCAGTCACAGCGGGAAAGTTGGAGTGTGGAACGCCGTCACCAAACACTGGCAG AACCAGGATGTGGTTCCCATCAGCAGCCACGACACCGCCGGCTCCTTCCTCATCCTCGGCTGCAACAACGGATCCATCTACTATATCG ATGTTCAGAAGTTCCCTCTGAGGATGAAGGATAACGACCTGCTGGTGACGGAGCTGTACCGGGACCCGACTGAAGACGCCATCACCGCTCTCAGTGTCTACCTCACTCCCAAAACAA GTGACAGCGGGAACTGGATCGAGATCGCGTACGGGACGAGCTCTGGGACGGTTCGAGTCATCGTTCAGCATCCAGAGACCGTCGGCTCGGGGCCTCAGCTCTTCCAGACCTTCTCCGTCCACCGCAGCCCCGTCACCAAGATCATGCTGTCGGAGAAACACCTCATTTCAG TTTGCGCAGATAACAACCACGTTCGCACATGGACGGTGACTCGGTTCAGAGGGATGATCTCCACACAGCCGGGATCCACGCCGCTCACCTCCTTCAAGATCCTCAGCCTGGATGACGTCGATGGACACGGAGGCTGCAGCGCCGGGACAGAGATAg gtccgtacggagagagagacgatcagcaggtttttattcaGAGAGTCGTACCAGACACAGATAAACTGTACGTCAGACTGTCGTCCAATGGGAAGAG ggtgtgtGAGGTGCGTTCGGTGGACGGCACCTCCATCACAGCCTTCATGGTCCACGAGTGCGAGGGCTCGAGTCGCATCGGCTCTCGGCCGCGGCGCTACCTCTTCAGTGGCCACAGCAATGGCAGCATCCAGATGTGGGACCTGACCACCGCCATGGAGATCGCCGGCAAGGTCGACATCAGAG CGCTGGGCGGAccaacagaggaggagctgctggagctgctggatcAGTGCGACCTGGCTCTGACCAGAACTCCTGACAGTACACCGAGAGCCTCGacctgcag TCTTCACTCTCAGTTCACTGACGGCTTCAGGACCGAGCGGCTCCACTctgcaggaggacgaggagccgGAGCTCCGGGTTCAGCGGCCTACCTGTATGGTAGCCTCCCCCGTCAGGTTCCGCCCCCAATGCCGTTGGCCAAACCTCTCCGAGACGCCGTCCTCTCATCCGGAGCTGGACCACAGATCCTCGCAGTCCCCGGTCCGACCTACAGCCACAGCTCCACTGGCAGCCCCCGCCCCCACAGACACCCAGACGGGGACAGAGAGTGGGGGGGTGTCCGCAGGGGCAGCTTCGTGGAGCGATGCCAGGAGCTCGCCAAGGGTTCGGAGGCAGCTGCCTGTTCAGGATTTGGGGTCCTGGCGGGGTCGGAGGGCACCAGGCGGAGCTTAGCAGTGTGCTCCGAGTTAGAGGCCAGGTTCGTCCTCAGGACTCCCACCACCTTCTCTGTGTCGCCCGGTGCTCGCCATTCACCCGGATCCCCCTTGTCATCGCTGTCACCATCTCCGTTATCCTCGTCTTCATCACACCGCAAGGTCACGCCCACTTCCCCAACAAGCCCCACCCCCTGTGCAGTAAGCCCAACCCGGTCTCAGACCCCGGTGTCTCCTCGCCGCAGCGCTGCACCGTCTCCCACTGACATCCCAGCATCACCAGAGAGCCCCACAAGTCCAGACCACCCCTCCACTGGCCCCCCTGCTGGCCCCCCCGCCAGCCCCTCCGCCAGCCCCtccactgaccccccccccagccccaaACCACACATGAACGAGACcagcttctga